The genome window AAGACAATACCTAAAGCTGAAAGTGGACCAGGAATATTGTGACAAACCCTTCACCACCCTATCAGAGGAATTTGAAGCCTGTGGAGAAATGAAggtaacagcagcaacaacaaaatgcatAGCTAGTCAAACTCCTGATTTGTTTGATTCAAGCCATCACACTAATTCCTAGCAGAAGAGGAGGCATGCCTATAACCAGGCAAAAagttttaccaatttttttttttttttggtatttaccGAAATATATACTATTTACCAAAACCTGTAGTATATACACACTATGATTGGAAATTAATCAAAGATGTATGagaatacaataaaacaaaacaaacaaaaatctttcaaGAGAAAGTAATTAACAGATGAAGACTCAGTGATGACTTAGATCCATAAATATGAGAGAGggaattgcacacacacacatacaccccacaCCATATTCAAACTTCTGAAACACAGACAAATATAGAAAATCGTGAAGGCATCCAGAGAAAATTAGACACGTTACATATACAGGACCATAGATAAGAATCTCAAAACCATTTGTTGTCAGAATCTATGCAAGTGAGAAGACAAGGGATGGGTATCTTTAAagtgctgggaaaaaaaaaaaaaaacatgatcaaTGCAGAAAGTCGTattaagtcaaaataaaatatttttcaaaaatgaaggagaataaagagtttttcagaaaaagaaaaactaaaagtttttgGTTACAGCATGTGAGTTCTACATGGAATGTTCAAAGATGATCTTCTGGCAAAAGGAATATGCTACCTGGGAGCAACCtggatctacacaaagaaatgaagatccCTGGAAATGTTGAAAATGAAGATGAgtacaaaagacacatttttgtcttaaagataATTGATTacccaaatgaaaaataggaGCGAGGTATTGTGAGTTGATAGTATAGATGAAAGTAAAATGTATTACAACGGCACTATTGTAAGGTTCTTACGCTAGATATGATGTGACATAATGTTGTTTGGAAGTAGATTGGGATGACTTAAAGTTGTAGATTGTAAATGCCTAGCAAGGGCCataagacaagaaagaaagataaatgaaagacatacagaatgaaaacagaaataaaggtgTTTTTATTCCCAGTCAACATTGTGTTCAAAGGAAATCTCAAATCTACAAAAGTTTTACTATGACTAACAAGTGACTTTAAGAAAGTTGCAGGATGCAAGGTTAATATACCAAACCAAttgtgtttctttgtattttcaataATCAAATtggcaattaaaaatttaaaagtattatttaccATAGCACCAAAAGTTATGAAATACTTAgttataaatctaacaaaatatgggTGATAGCTGTAGGAAACCTATaaaaaactgatgaaagaaatcaaagatgacctaaataaatggagagatacaccATGCCAGTGGGCTGCAAGACTTGATATTATTAAAATACCTATTCTTCCAAGACTAAGgtataaattcaacaaaatcacagctggatttatttttccccagaaatGGACAAGCCAATTCTTAAATCTATGTGAAAATGCAAAGCAGTCGGAATATTCAAAGGATAATCGAAGAATAACAAATTTGGAGGACTTGCACCACCCGATCTCAAGAATTAGTATAAAACTATGGTAATTGATAAATTATCAATTTATCAAAACTATGATAAATAATTGCGACAGAGTGATATTGGTAAACAATAGATACCTATGTTAAAGGGACAGAAAGCCAGTCCTTTCCACAAATTGTGTTGGGATAAGTAGGATGCCTATGAGAGGCAAAAATGAACCTTAACCAAGTATTTTGCACAAATAGAAAATTAACTCACAATAGGTCAATTCCCCTCAAAAAAcccctaaaattataaaacttctatacAAAAACAGACGAGGAAATTTTTGTGACATTGCactaggcaaagatttcttaggtatgacattgaaaacataattcataaaagaacaaattggtaAATTGAGCTTCATCAAATTTATAAGTTTCTGTTCATGAAAGACACTGAAAgatgttaagagaatgaaaagggaagcacagactgagaaaatatttgcaaaacacataactgataaagaacttgtatacAGAACATATACACTCTCAAACctcagtaataaagaaaaaaactaaacaagcCAATACAAATGAGCATgagatttgaacagatatttttgtCAAAGAATACATATGATGGCAAATAAGCACCTGATACGAGATAGGGACATGCAAATTGAAACTACAATGAGATAGCATTATATAACCACAAGACCAGGTTAAAACAAGCAACCAAAAATCAACTGACACAGTACCAAACACTGGTGCGGATGCAGAGCAACTAAATCTCTCAAGACAGTGCtgttgggaatgcaaattggtatggttagtttggaaaattattttgcagTATCCTACAaagtttaacatatatttatgtgaCCTCGTAATcctactcctagatatttacccatgaaaaatgagattttatgtTTACATAGAAGCCTGCATGTAAATGCTtaaaatggtttcatttataaatgcCCCAAACTGAAAATGACCTAACTATCCTCCAACAGATCCACAGaacagaatactactcagcagtaaaaaggaaccAACTACTGATCCGTGGAATGATAGTAAGGAATCTGAAATGCATTACGCTAAATTAAAAAGTCAGATTTGAAAGATTGCATCCTatgtggttccatttatatggcatctggaaaaggcaaaactatagggataGAAATCAGATTTGCAGTTGACAGATCCTGGAGATAGGAGGTTAAGGATAACTTCAAAGAGGCCTGAGGGAATTTTGAATATTAAGTATTTGGCGTTTGGTTGTGTTTTCACAACTGTAAGCGTTTGCCAAAACTCTTAGACCCATTcactaaaaattatgaattttgcTGTATgtacatgtaaattatacctcaacaactctgactaacacacacacacacacacacacacacacacacacacacacacagtttaagTATCACTTGCTGTAATGTGAGGTGAGCTAGTAAAACTTTTCAGCTTTCAGTCTCGTAATACttttataaatgtaacaaaaacaacaatatttAAGTCTATCTTAAGCTCAAGAAGAGCTGAGAAAAAAAGGCCAATTCCTTGGTAAAATTCGTAGATTTAAATTGATCAGTGAGGATTCGGTTTGTAgaatattttgatatttcaaaTTTCCTTTGGTTCAGAAGCTGTaggttttgttcatttctgaCCATGACTCTAACACTTTAGTTCAtggattgattaaaaaaaaaacaaagaacttacTCAGTTTCAGTTTGATTAGGTTTTCATAGTTTATACTTGTTTGAGGCTCATTATTTGATTGAATTGAAGTTCTCAGTTTTACAGATTTTCTCAATTAAGCGATGCCTTTAGGAGTTTGAGGTTATGGACAGAGAGGTTCAACAGATGTTTACTGACCTGTTGGAAATGGCCTTACTATTTTAAGAACCTATTATGTAGAAATGGCTTGTTGGTAAGTCATTATACCTCTGTTACTCAAAATTTGGAGGAGGTGAACTCATTATCATGAGATCATAGAAACATTTCCAAAGGCTAGATAAAAGAaggttaacattaaaaaataaagtcagcaGCAGATGCTTCAAAGTGagttcaggaaagaaagaaaggcagaaaactgCAAAGAATCAGAAGTGAGGAGTGGCCTGCCTAAAATAATTGGAAAGCCATCACAATGAACaattatttatatctatatgtTGTAAAATAAGTAGATCAAAATTCATTCGAGCTCCTGGAACCTACCTGAGCCGTGCATTTATTCTCATGTGTTTCCTGTTGAAAGAATTTGTCCATCCCGTGGTCTTTGGTAGGATGTTCGCAGTCTTCTGAGAAGATGGTGGCATCCCCATCAAAAGCCACACGGAGCTGTGTGTCACAGTAAGCCATGTCTTTGCCTCCATCAAACATTGTTGCAGAAGCGATCCCTGGGGATTGATTAATACTCATCTCAGGGCCATGAGTTTTAGTttctaccattaaaaaaataataaaaagtccTCCCAGACCTTGCATTTTCTCTCTAGCTATTCCCTGATGGCTCAACCCCTCTTCACAACCACACATTTCAAAACAGTTGTCTATGCACTGGCTCCACTTTTATAAGGAATGGAAATGTGTAATGGGTGGATGTCCACTTCTAGAAAGGTCAAAGCTCGGAAGGTCAAACTTGAATGCTGCTAAGGCGGAAACACCTTACAGAAAATCCAGCAAGGGCATAAGCGACATAGTCACGTGGGAAGCCCATTGTAAGTAACTGCTAGTGCAAACCTCTTTATTAGCTAGAGGGATAAAACCAAGCTAATACCTTCTTGAATTGCTTCGTGGACTGTTTCAGAATCCGCAGAAAGATACAAGTTGGTAAGATAGGTCTTCAAATAGCCAACGGGGCTTTTTCCACCAGTCATACAGAAGCGGTCAATTAGTAAGCCTATTATTATCGGGCAAGAAAGACTTTGTTATGCCAGAGACTAAAGACAAAGTACTTACCGGAAATGCAAATGAGTTACCTTAGGAATAACTGAGTTCCTACTGAGCTTTTGGAATTACCTTCTTAGTGCCATTATTGACAAACGTCTCAGCTGTTTTAGGTGATAGTGGATGTGTTTGGTGTGTGATAGTTTAGAAAGTCCATCCACATAGTAGGTCATGCTGATTTAGTCTCCCAAGTGTATGACAGCCTTCATTACCTCCTTACAGAATGGGAAACTGAGACATAAGACTTGTCTAAGCCCACTGGCTCATACTGACTCTTGCCCTTCAACTATAGCCTCCTCACTCGATGAAAGGACCAATTAGCGTGACTCTGTTTTAAGTACCATGTCTGCATTTCTtcagtaaaaatacaaaagaaataacaGGTAGTGCTAGGAATAAACCACAAAATTTCTGAAAGTGTCTCTCCTGacttgaaattttaaatggaattattagCAGACTAAACACTAATATACCATCAAATGCCTTTCAAATcagcaacaatgaaaacaaaaacactagatGTTGGTGAGAGGTTTGTAAAATAGGTACCCAAATACACTGTGGatgaaagtataaattggtacaaactGTCTAGAAAATAACTTGACTATACGTACCAAGAGCTTTTAATAGGTTTATACCTTTTTATCTAggattcctttattttattttttttttccttaggagtTTATTCTAAGGGAATAATCTGAAACTCTGAAACTGATAGAGATTTATGTAGAAAGATCTCAGCCTCAGTGAAGGactatttataaaagcaaaacattgtTCACCAATGTTAACACTTCGTAGTTAAATGAAGTGTAAcgttatacatataaaatattatgtaccCATTCACAGTGTTTTTCGATATGTGATAAACTGGGTAGCTGCACATGCTATAAAGCAGAATTTTGAGTCTAGTCCGTTGTTTATCATCTGTGTGGACCACGAGAGTAGATGGGGCCCACCAGCCGTTGAGGTGGACGTGTTTGCTGTGGTATTAATAAATTACTCTCACTTTTTCACTTAGGCCAACATTGCGCAGAACACAGACAATACCAGCGATATTCAAATTGCCTTCTGCGCCCAGAGAATGGAAGTAACTAACTCTTCCAAGTAAAAGGTTGTCATCCCATGAATAGGCTGCATGAGAAGATTGCGCTACATCAGTTATTAGCAGAATTAATAGATAAATAACTGTGATTTTTTTATACTACTACCCTCAATGGGCTCAGTGTGGTGAGGGGTAGATAGACCTAAATCACTTACTAAATCAAATAAGAGTacgttttataaaaataatagctgcAGTTTGTTGAATAATCACTATACCAGTCATTTGTGCTAAACCTTTTATGTATGTTCTCTCTTTTCGTGTCATAACACTTTGATGGCTGCATTTTGGAAAGACGAGCATTCTTTAAAGTATGTCTCAGTAAGACATCAGCCTTATAGTTAggaaacataatataaaactcaTAGCTTGTAGTATATctttatgatttataaatatgcCAAATTTAAACCTTATTTTGGCTTGACATACCCACAAAACACAAGACATGTCCCTTAGAAAATAGGCTAAAAGTCCCCAAATAAGTAGTCAGGTAATTCCCTAACAGGAAAAATGGTGACTTTCTTTGCATGTCTCCAGCATACTGATGGGAATGCTATAAAGAGACTAGAGTCCATCCAATTTTTGCATGCAACTTTGCTGGCGTGAGTACGGATTTGATGTGTGGGGAAAGCAGCCAGGGAGAATCAGATTTTAAGAGTGGAAAGGAAAGGTGAAAACCTTTAAACCTTTAACATGTATCTGTGGTGAGCAAGAAGTTTGATCACACAGAGAAAGCCTCTGGGTTGACGGCTCCTTGAAGTCAAGTTCAGaagtgaaaaacataaaacagaaatatattacaGGACCTGGGATTAAGACTTTGAAATTCACACTTGACAAGTTAAGGCCAGAGCTTTGGGCCCAACTCTGTGCTGAAGTTAAAAATGAACATGGCCTCTCTTGTTCTGACATGGGCAAATAAACATTCCGTGCGCAGAAGGGGGTGTCAGTATCAAAGACACTGCCTTCGTTAGGCCGCAGTTAGCAAAATAACATGGCTTCTCTCCTCCCGAGCAACGACTGTACTTGCACatggtatttattttacttaccatAGTGATTGACGCTGTTTATAAGCCGCACTCCCACTTGGGCATGGTTATTAGTCATCAGTACAATATCAAATAAGTCCTGTTCTTCAGGATACAGATCTCGGAGTCTAGCATTGACATGCTGCAGAGCCTGCCGGTTGCAAACACGAGTGTATGTAAAGAGGGCCAGGCAAGGTGGGCATTGAGAATCTGCAGAGAAGTGAGCTCATCAGCATCCCATTCAAGCTCTGAAGATACGGCTCCTTAAGGCCGGCTTCTGccatacatttctgtattttctgcctCATACACAGGACTTCAGTTAATCGTCATCGAATAGATAGGTCATAGTTGTTGAAAATTGTTACATTTGGTTAACTAGAAATATCTCTTGTTGGGTTGGTAGAAAGAAGGAGCAGGCTAACCCTTTTGtggtttgtctatttttttgggggggaggattTTGTAAAATTGGACTTTTTTGATCACCTGATAATgattttttgtgaaaaatatagaATGCTTCATGAATTTGCATGTTAACCTTGCACAGGAGCCACGCTAATGGTctgtattgttccaattttagtgtATGCGCTGCCAAAGGGAACATGTTGTCTATTTTTAAACAGGGATCTTTAGAATAGGTGCATGGTTTTTTCCCTGCCCCTACCATAGCCCATAAGTACTTTCTACACAACTTGTGGAGATGTCATTTGTTTCTGCCTGGTGACGATGTTATTGGGTAATCTTCCTTTAAGTCATAAAGGGGATCACAGTTATAAATGCTATATACATTTCTGTATGTGTTCAGAGAACCTTACTTTCTCTCTTAATATCGTGCCCTTAAGTGCCAAGAGCATCTTGATTTTCTTAACATGCTACGTCTGGGGCAAGAGCCTCAAAGGtgactttcatttcattttaagcaGGCATTTTAGTTCTACTAGTACCCGGAAGTATAAGCTCATAGTGCTTCTGGCCACTGCTCTTCCCAGGGAGGGAACCAGGTTTCTGTCACACGGCGCATGATGAGGAGTCTGCTTAGGGAAGCCCAACCTCCCAAATCTAGGGACACAGCCCCTTCTTCAGCAGTCTGGAAGCCTCTATGAAAGCATAAACTGACCCAGGGTCAATGTGAAAAGGGCAAAAATGACAGAAGTGGACGAGACATTATGAGACAACATGGAGGAGATCCCAAAGGTCAGCCCGAATCCTCCACCTCACCATCGAGCGTCCTGGCAGCCCAAAGACCTCTGCAGAGTACCTTGACAAAGCGGAATGCGGGTCCTGGAGTCAGGATGACGTTCTCGTTGGTGAGCTGATACTCCATGTACTTTTCCAGACCCTCTTCCTCGTAGATTTTCTTGCCGTCCATCATGTTGAAGAGAATTCGGGATGACACAGAGATGGTGATGGCATGCTTGGGTTTGGGCTGCAGAGAGGGGCGCCAATGGGGTACAGTCACACAGACCCCAAGGGCTCAGAAACGGGGCTCAGCCTGGGGCAAGGTGAGAAGAAAACAGCGGGCCGTTGCTTGGAGCCCTGGGGTGCTGGAGCTAGGAGGCAGGTTTAGGGCGGAGAAGCAGGGGGCTGAGCTGACTTCCCTGCAgtagggagaggagggaggctgggagaggctTGGCCTCTGAGGCAAAGGGTCGCCCGAGGTACCAGGGGCGGTGGGCCCTGCTCACCGGCCGGGGTCGCGAGCAGCTTGGGGACTTCTCATACAGGGTCCTCACGGATGACCAGTAGGCTTCTTCATCGTCGTCCTCTTCCTCCCGCTGCCGGGGCAGGTCGGACATACAGTCACGGTCCAGCTGAGAGGAGTAGTGCGCCTTGCGCTGGGCATAGGGCTTCCATTCAGTGGGGGGTGTACGGGGATATTCTCGCTGCTGCATCTCCCGGGGGTCCCGGGGGTCCCGGGGGTCCCGCATCTCCCGCACGATGCCATGTGGCCAGGTGTCAGTGTTCTCATGCATCTTGCTGCTGCTATGGGGCACGGACTGGGGCTGGGGCTCCGGGGGTGTGGGAGGGCAGGAATCTATAGGCGCTGGTGGTGTGAGTGGCACGGATGGGGTGGGCGGGGAGGGCTGCGCGGACAGTTCTTGCTGAGACTCCTGCTGGCTGGGGGAGGCAGATGAAGTGCGGGAGGTGGCGGAGCTACTGTGGACCTGGAACAAGAAAATGGGCGTCTGAATTCCACGCTCGCCAGAGATCCCTGGCCCCATCTCTGCCCAGCTGGAGTCAGGGAGCTGTCCCCTTCCCTCTGTTCCATTCCTAGGCCTGAGATGGATCCTGGCTCATCTCGGCTCCTTTAAGTGGGGGCTTAAAGGGGTTTAGACATCTCAAGGCtccagatattaaatatttgtgtgaAATGGACACAGACAattgctttcatttcctcttaGCTCCCCCATTGGCAcctcatactttttttttgaGTAGATAGGGTACAGGCCCTCTTCCCTGCCCTTAGGCAGATGACGTATAGTTTGCAAAGTTCTGTATGTATGCCTGCCCAGTCAGAGACCTCTGGGTAGGCAGAGGGCTTGTGTAAGGGACCTTGCTTGTCACTGCCTCCATCTGTGAGCTCCAGTTGGCTTGATGAGCAGCTAGACCAGATGTTCCCACCGGAAGACTCGACACACCCACTCGGGGCACCTGTCTGTCTTCACATTGCCCCTACTATTAATGCGCCGATTGCTGGAAGGTTGGCAGGTGGGAGAATCGAGTATCTCCCACTGTCTTCGGaggtttgtgtgtctgtggagCTCCACTGGAGACAATCATCTTCCTAACCAGGAAGGAACCATTCTAGAGGAAGGGCTCTCACTAAGGTGTGCAATAAATGATTGAGCATCCTCACGTTATTTCAGTTGTTATGATGGTTTCACCTGTTTCAAAAGGCATGTTCTTGGTTAGATTATTGAACTAGTCCTCACAGAGATAGATGAATTGGTGGGAATACATGTTTTCCCAGTGGCTGGATCTGTGTCATCTCTCTGAATCCAAAAATTGGATCTCAAAACTAAGCTTTCTGTCTTATATGGCCAGGCTGAGTTAGGGACCCAGGCTTAGCCACACAAGGTAACACTCCTAAGTTATCTTCTTTGTTGACCGTTTCACACCCTCTCCTTGGTCTTGGGTACatagttgttgaatgaaggaaggaatgagaagCCATAGAGTTTAATCATTAACTGTACAGCTTATAGACCTGGAGACCATGGGTTTTAATATAGCTCTATTAATGTTATTAATGTGAAATGTTATGCAAGTTATTctgtgtttcaattttcttacctgtaaaatagggcttacaggtgtgtgtgtgtttttttttctgtgtgtgtgtgtgtggggggtgggtaAATTAGCTAAAACATCTAAAGTACGTAGAGCAGGTCCTGGCATATACAAAGCTTCAATAAACGttaaccatcatcatcatcagtattttgatgatgatgacgatgatgaagATGGTGCAATCATGTATTCCATCCTTTCATGGCCATCTTTACCTTAAGACTGGCAGTCTTGCTTCTGTTCTCGTCTACTGATGGGGCTTTGGTGGATGGGCTCCGTGAAGTTCGGGACCACTCACTTCGCACGATGTACCCACGAGAATCTGTCTTTGGCAATGACAATTCTTGTGATCCCTTTCAAGGAGAGAAGAGACCCAGGAATGTCCTCCCATGCATGTGCCTACAGAATAGCCACGTCACGCTAAACACAGCAGCACCCAGTGAGAAGATCCCTGGCCTCTATCACCCTTAATTAACCTTGGCCCTGGTGTACTTGTCTAGCTCTGGCCCAATCCTAACTTCTGTGAGCAGCCACACAGTGGGGACCCACGTGGAAGAGCATTCAAAACCAAGAAACAGATCTGCCAGCtcacattttctcatctgtgcctCCACTTCTGTGGTACTCAGTAGAGTTGACCatttattctctctttcctccacttCTTCCCTTAAGGAGAAGCCCATTAACAGATGCTAAAAAGAAATAGGCACCATTTTTGAGCAGACTACAAAAATCAGGGCAGCTGGTAGCTACACAAGGCTGCAGCAGGAGCTGCGTAAGTGGGAATAGAACCCTCTAGCATTCCCTTCAGGAGGAACCGCAGGGAAGGAGACCATGGAGAGGCTAGTGGAAGTTTCCTTTCCCCACACCCTTCCCCTCACCCAGATTGACTGTGACACCCCTCCAAAATCAGTCGTTTGATCTCTGCTCACCCTGATCATGCCGCTCTGCCGGCCCTGCTCCCACAACAGGCCCATGTGAATGTAAATGTGTATTATGCAGCAGGGGCCAAGAAGGACTGTTCCCTCAGCTGCACTAAGGCAGTTTCTACACGGCGGGTGACCATGCATGGGGCAACGTCTCAGCAAGTGATTCGGTGTGACTGCATGCGTCATCTGAAAGATTGTGCAGAAAATGATCAATGCGATGGCCagactcccctcccctccctgatCTGAACAAAGACCAGTCTCCTCCCACAGGCTGAGCAGAGGAGACAGCAGGGTTTCTACTCCATCTATCTACATGAACGTGGGTGCGTGTACTGGATGGAAGGCAGGGACCAGCGTCGCCTAGCTTTGCCCTAACCTCTCCATGAGGGATATTAGCCCTTCATACAAATCTCGGCAGCTCAGTCCTCTTGCAGAACTCTCTGCCCCCTAATACCTTCTATTATGCTTTCCGCTGTTTAATTCTCTCACCAACTCTAGAGGTCAGCTCACCTGAGTGTTCAGACGAACTCCTGATTTCTCAGGctccctttttttctctgcttctagaCTGTCTCTTGAGTATTTTGTTCCAGATTCATTCTTaatatggaaacaaagaaagTGTATTAATTTTAATCTCAGGGGCATTAGAAACCTAGGGTTTGGATTTAAAAGGATAAATCAACATTAGCATTTGTCTCTTTGCCAGTATCAAAAACTATATAAAGTTGAGGCATATTTTTTTGCCCCGTGCTAATAAGCATGAGTAAAAATGACATATGAGAGaactatataaataatttttaatgtagaaatGTGTTGGTTTATAGATTTGAAGCATGAGGCATTTATCACTTAAAAAATGATAACATGGGAAATGCTATGGAAGAATTTTCTAGGGCTCAGTGGTACTTGTATTTAAATGTGAGTTTGCTTACACAGAATACATTTTCCCCCCTCTGTCACTCTGAAGACTGCTACTTATGTAACTTATTTTACTGTGCAAAATTGAAACTTCTTATTttcttcccccccctttttttttctgaataaaccGTAAGTCCAATTTTCTGTGGATTTGAGGCCCACTGATGttagtctgatttttaaaatcaaggaaCTTAATTCTGTGCAGACCCTGTATGGCTCTATTGACAGACATGCCTTACGTTCATATTATGTAATTACTCACAGCATCTAGAGTGAAAAGAGGTTTCTTATGAACAAACTAATAGAGACACTATCTAGGAGAGCACAAGAACTCACTTCATGGACACTTATtcaaaatctgttttcattttcaatcgCAGGAAATACCATTATATTGGATCACTATTTGTGTCATTTCGTGCTAATTTGGTAGCCACAATGCGATCTAGGTTAGTGTTATTTATCTGTTCAAGGAGCTCAACCTCTGGCTTAGACCAAGGTGCTCAGGGGCGGTCTAGTCATCTCCTTGGACTCTGTGCATTATACCCAGGAAAACCTGATCAGTGTTAGTTGAATGGTTGAGTCTGTGACAGTGGAGAGTGGCATAGCTGTGTGGTCTTAGAACTAATCCTACAATTTTTCTATCTTAACCCCCCGCCTCCACGCACATTGTCACCATAAAATCCTGTCATAACTCCCAAAGGTATTTGAAATCCAATCCCTCTTTTCCATCTCTGTTATCATTGCCTTGGTCCAGGTCTCCAATCATCATGGGCCTATATTCTTACATACAGCCTTTTGATCTGGTTTCATGGCCTCAAATCCTCTCAACTTCTAGATCCATCCATCCCATTTATTTAGGTGATAGGTAGGAAACGTAAATttaattattcttcatttttggagACACTCTTCCTTCTTAGACAAAACAGGAGCCTCCTGATGTATCC of Rhinolophus sinicus isolate RSC01 linkage group LG05, ASM3656204v1, whole genome shotgun sequence contains these proteins:
- the NT5C1B gene encoding cytosolic 5'-nucleotidase 1B isoform X1 codes for the protein MSQTSLKQKKKNESGTKYSRDSLEAEKKREPEKSGVRLNTQMTHAVTPNHLLRRCPMHGHPPCRNCLSAAEGTVLLGPCCIIHIYIHMGLLWEQGRQSGMIRVSRDQTTDFGGVSQSIWGSQELSLPKTDSRGYIVRSEWSRTSRSPSTKAPSVDENRSKTASLKVHSSSATSRTSSASPSQQESQQELSAQPSPPTPSVPLTPPAPIDSCPPTPPEPQPQSVPHSSSKMHENTDTWPHGIVREMRDPRDPRDPREMQQREYPRTPPTEWKPYAQRKAHYSSQLDRDCMSDLPRQREEEDDDEEAYWSSVRTLYEKSPSCSRPRPPKPKHAITISVSSRILFNMMDGKKIYEEEGLEKYMEYQLTNENVILTPGPAFRFVKALQHVNARLRDLYPEEQDLFDIVLMTNNHAQVGVRLINSVNHYGLLIDRFCMTGGKSPVGYLKTYLTNLYLSADSETVHEAIQEGIASATMFDGGKDMAYCDTQLRVAFDGDATIFSEDCEHPTKDHGMDKFFQQETHENKCTAQGALKGFLEELGRLQKKFYAKDERLCCPIRTYLVTARSAASSGARVLKTLRRWGLEIDEALFLAGAPKGPILVKIRPHIFFDDRMFHSESTQKFGTVTAHVPYGVNQKMNN